One Fimbriimonadia bacterium genomic window, TGGCACCGATTCGAGTGGCGGTGGACGCGGGGAATGGTTCCCTCTGGGAACTCGCCCCGAAGGTATTTCGCGCGGTTGGCTGCGACGTGATCGAGGTGTACTGCGAGCCGGACGGAACCTTCCCGAACCGAGCCCCCAATCCCGCCGACCCGGAGAATTTGCGTGCGGTTTCAGAGGCCGTCCGCTCTCGCTCGGTCGAGCTTGGCGTCGCCTTCGACGGCGACGGCGACCGCGTTGCATTCCTGACCTCGGACGGAAAGGTGGTCGAGCCCGACCAGATGCTAGCAGTCGTGGCGAGCGAGCTATTGCGGGAATCGCCGGGAAGGGCAGTCATCCACGACCTGAAGTCGTCTCGAGTGGTGCCGGCCGTTGTGCAGGCTGCAGGCGGCGTCGCGCTATGGGAACGTTCCGGACATACCAGCATGAAGTCGCGCATGATCCGGGAGCGTGCGCTGTTCGGCGGAGAGGTCAGCGGGCACTTCTTCTTCGAGGAACTGGCGGGTGGAGACGATGGTTTGTTCGCTGCACTGCTCGTTGCCTCGCTGCTACCGCGGTGGGGGGGCCTGCGGAAACGGCTCGACAGCCTGCCGCGCTACGTGACCTTACCAGAGATACGCCTGCCGTATCCCGAGGGAAGGAAGCAGGTAATAGATACGATCCGCGCAGGGCTGGACGGTGAGGCCGACCTGACCCTCACCGACGGCGTACGTGCCGACTGGCCCGAGTGCTGGGGCATCGTGAGAGCGTCGGTTACGGAGC contains:
- a CDS encoding phosphomannomutase/phosphoglucomutase — protein: MSPFKFCDIRGVYPEEVNENLAHKLGRAVAALAEPGAVAVAGDLRPSTQSLKDALIAGLLAGGRRVLDMGSLPTPAYYFEKARLGVTPGVMVTGSHNPPKYNGFKPQLGRFPISQADLTRLEILSARRWEPSGAGACVRVGGPDAYAKALSDRFRGMAPIRVAVDAGNGSLWELAPKVFRAVGCDVIEVYCEPDGTFPNRAPNPADPENLRAVSEAVRSRSVELGVAFDGDGDRVAFLTSDGKVVEPDQMLAVVASELLRESPGRAVIHDLKSSRVVPAVVQAAGGVALWERSGHTSMKSRMIRERALFGGEVSGHFFFEELAGGDDGLFAALLVASLLPRWGGLRKRLDSLPRYVTLPEIRLPYPEGRKQVIDTIRAGLDGEADLTLTDGVRADWPECWGIVRASVTEPVLALRFEGTSEQALLEGAQRFLVLLPEPARAEAEGRLKRLLEERRVRGS